Below is a window of bacterium DNA.
ACCGTCGCGGCGTCCTCCTGGCCCTCCGGCATGATCCATACGCAGACGGCCGACGCCGCCCCTGGAGCCCTGTTCATCGCCGATCAGCAACTCGCCACCGCCTCCCCGACGGGTACAAAAACCCTCTCCGTATCTGCCGCCACGACCTGGTCCGCCGTCACTCTGGCACTGCAAGCCGGCGGCAAAATCCCCTATGTTCTATGGGACGATTTTTGACAAGCAATGAAAGTGCCAACTTCGGCAACACGTCCATAAAACGCCACCGTGCGAAGTAGCCTGTAATGCGAACAAGTCGCCTATAATGTGAACATGTGTCGCCTACAATGTTTTCACGCCCAGTGATCCCGACGATCCCAGGATGCTGTGGTCCCTCGCCAAGGGCGATGCGGGCTTTCCCGAGTTGGGACTGACCTTTTCCGATCCGGTGGTGACGATGCTGAACTGGGGGGAGGGACGCAGGCCCGCCGTCGTGTTCGGCGGCGGTTATGACCTCAACAAGGACCGTCGCAGCCAGGAAAATCCCCGCAATGCCGCTCCCGGCAGTGACGATTCCGAGGGCAACGCGATCTATATCGTCGACGCCAAGACCGGCGCTCTGGTCTGGAAAGCGATCCACGGCGACAGCACCGGCCCGGTTTCGGTGACCACGTACCAACACGCGTTGTTGCGGGACAGCATCCCGTCCAAGGTCAACGTCATCGATACCGATGACGACGGTCTCGCCGACCGACTCTATGTGGGCGATACCGGGGGGGTCGTCTGGCGCGCCGATCTCGCGGGCACGGATCGAATGCAGTGGAAACTGAATCCGGTGCTCTCCGTCGGCCGCCATGCCGGTCGACCCGATCGGCGCTTCTTCCACCGTCCGGATTTCGTGCCCGCCAGCGACGGGGACCATCGCTTCGATGCCATTCTGATCGGCTCCGGCGATCGCGAGCACCCGCTCGACACCAACATCCACAACCAGTTCTACCTGTTCCGCGACCGCAACACGGTGAGCGGCGAGCCACCGGCAAGCGTGAAGACGCCCGGCGATCTCGACGATTTGACCGACCCGGCCGCGACGGCGGACCCCGCCAAGGCCGGCTGGTACATCAACCTGGGAACTTCCGCGAGCGGTGAAAAAGCCCTCGCCGCCCCGGTGACCTACCGCAATCGGGTGTACTTCAGCTCTTACGTACCCCAGGGAGGCACCGTTTCCGGCCAGTGCGGCCCCCAGGAGGGACAGTCGCTCACTTATGTGGTGAACCTGCGTGATGCCAGCGGCGTGTTCAACTTCGACACCACCACCCCGGCGCACGAGCGCTCGGTGATCACCGGTTCCGGCATTCCGAGCAGCCCGGTGGTGGTCGCGGTGGGCGGCAACCTTTATATCAACGCCGGCAATCTTCCACCGCATCCGGACCTGTCGAGCCCGGTCGACCGTTCCGGGATGCAGCGCATCTTCTGGTACGAAAAAGAATGAAGTCCTTTCGTCTGGATGGCTTTTCCCTGTTGGAATTGTTGATCACCGTCGCCATCATCGCCCTGCTGGCCGGAATCGCCTATCCCTCCTATCAGCAACAGATCTTGAGGACCCGCCGTTCCGAAGGCCAGGCCGCCTTGCTGCAAGCCGCCGCACGCGAAGAGCAATTCTTTCTCGACAACCGCACCTACACGGCCGACCTTCGCCAGCTCGGCTATGCAAGCAACCCGGCCCTGTCCGAGCAGGGTTATTACCAAATCCGGGCGATCAACGTGAGCGCCACTGGCTACACCCTGGAGGCGATCCCCCGGGGACCGCAGGCGGCCGATACCCTCTGCGGCACCCTGTCGCTGACGAGTCTCGGCACCAAGGGAGAGAGCGGCACCGGTGCGGTGACCGATTGTTGGTGAGTCTTAGATCCCGGCGTCGGAGTGCCCGAGCGCCTTCCCGGGTGCAATGAGATCCCGCAATCTTTGCTTCACTTCCTTGGCCTCCGGGAAACGGCCCTCGGCCTGTCGCGACCACAGCACCGTGGGACCACAGCGAATCTCGAAGACCCCGCCGCGACCCGGCAGCAAGGTCACGCCGCCCAGCTCCTCCTCGAAGGTGGTCAAAAGCTCCTGTGCCAGCCAGGCCGCGCGCAGCAGCCAGCGACACTGGGTGCAGTATTCGATTTCCACGATCGGTTTGTCGTTCATGGATCCACCTCGTTACTGCCAAAGCATGCGGATTCCCAGCCCGAACAGCACCAATGCGAACAGTTTCTTCAACACCCGCATCGGCAACCGATGCGCGAGGGCTGCGCCCATGGGTGCGGTCACCACGCTGGCCGCGGCGATCCCCAGAAACGCGGGGCCATGGACATAGCCGAGACTCCCGGGCGGCAGGGGATCTACGCCATGCCAGCCCAACAGCACATAGGAAATGGTTCCCACCACGGCGATCGGAAAACCGCAGGCGGCGGACACCGCCACCGCCTCCCGCACGCTCGAACCACATTTGAGCAGGAACGGTACCGTAAGGCTTCCGCCGCCGATGCCGAACAAGGCGGACAGTACCCCGATCCCGAAACCACCGCCGACCATGAGGACCTTGGAATCTTTCCAATTCCCCACTTGCTCTTCCCGTTCCGAACAGAACAAACGCGCGGCGACGACGAGCAAAAACAGGGCGAATAGCTGTTTGAACCGCGGCGTCGGCAGGTGGTCGGCGATGATCGATCCCAATACCGTGCCGCACACGAGGCCAGGCGTCAACCGGGCCACCCGTGACCAATCCAGGAAGCCCCGGCGCTGATGGGCACGCACCGAAGACAGCGAAGTCACCACGATGGTCGCGAGCGAGGTCGCCACGGCCATGATCATGACGACCTCTTCGGCAACCCCCTGGCGTGGCAAACTCCACACCAGGAACGGCACGATGATGGCGCCTCCGCCGATGCCGAACAGTCCGGAGGCGAGGCCCGCCACCGCGCCGAAGACAAGATCCAGTAAAATGGTCACAGCCATGCCGATCTCCCCATCCGGGAATCGTCCCCGTACCTCGCGCGGATCCTGTCTCGCCCGCGCGCAGCCAGGGTCCACCGGTGCTGGGCTCGCAGAATCGGTTTACGCGGAGTACTTGAATGTTTCAATGAAAGCGTTCTTGGTAGGAGGCGCCGTCCGGGACGCGCTCCTCGGCTTGCCGGTCAGGGAACGCGACTGGGTGGTGGTCGGGGAAACCCCGGAAAGCATGATCGCCCGCGGCTTTCGCCCGGTGGGCAAGGACTTCCCGGTATTCCTGCATCCCGCCACCCAGGAGGAATATGCTCTCGCCCGCACCGAGCGCAAGACCGCGCCCGGTTATCGCGGCTTCGTGGTTCATGCCTCGCCCGAAGTCACCCTGGAACAGGATCTCGCCCGCCGCGACCTCACCATCAACGCCATGGCGCAAACCCCGGACGGCGAGATCATCGATCCCTTCGGTGGCCGCAGGGACCTCGAAGGACGCTGGTTGCGCCATGTTTCGCCGGCGTTCC
It encodes the following:
- a CDS encoding type IV pilin protein, yielding MKSFRLDGFSLLELLITVAIIALLAGIAYPSYQQQILRTRRSEGQAALLQAAAREEQFFLDNRTYTADLRQLGYASNPALSEQGYYQIRAINVSATGYTLEAIPRGPQAADTLCGTLSLTSLGTKGESGTGAVTDCW
- a CDS encoding SelT/SelW/SelH family protein produces the protein MNDKPIVEIEYCTQCRWLLRAAWLAQELLTTFEEELGGVTLLPGRGGVFEIRCGPTVLWSRQAEGRFPEAKEVKQRLRDLIAPGKALGHSDAGI
- a CDS encoding sulfite exporter TauE/SafE family protein, translating into MAVTILLDLVFGAVAGLASGLFGIGGGAIIVPFLVWSLPRQGVAEEVVMIMAVATSLATIVVTSLSSVRAHQRRGFLDWSRVARLTPGLVCGTVLGSIIADHLPTPRFKQLFALFLLVVAARLFCSEREEQVGNWKDSKVLMVGGGFGIGVLSALFGIGGGSLTVPFLLKCGSSVREAVAVSAACGFPIAVVGTISYVLLGWHGVDPLPPGSLGYVHGPAFLGIAAASVVTAPMGAALAHRLPMRVLKKLFALVLFGLGIRMLWQ